A single window of Nicotiana sylvestris chromosome 3, ASM39365v2, whole genome shotgun sequence DNA harbors:
- the LOC104210863 gene encoding histone deacetylase 6-like, with protein sequence MDSSISTVEGGASLPSTGTDATKRRVTYFYDPYIGDYYYGLGHPMKPHRIRITQNLVCHYNLHRRMEITRPFPASADDIRWFHSPDYVDFLSSVSPESLYYQTHDDHDLKRFNLREDCPVFDGLFGFCQASAGGSIGAAVKLNRQDADIAINWAGGLHHAKRTGASGFCYVNDIVLGILELLKVHKRVLYIDIDVHHGDGVEEAFYTTDRVMTVSFHKFGDFFPGTGHIKDIGAGSGKYYALNAPLNDGIDDESFRRLFRPIIQKVMEVYQPEAVVLQCGADSLAGDRLGLFNLSVKGHADCLRFLRSFNVPLMVLGGGGYTIRNVARCWAYETAVAVGVELENKLPYNDYYEYFGPDYTLHVEPIPMENKNLPRDLEKIRNMLLEQLLRLPHVPSVPFQMAPSITEVPEEREEDIDQRPKPRLWIKEEYESYC encoded by the exons ATGGATTCTTCCATTTCCACCGTGGAGGGCGGCGCGTCGCTTCCTTCGACGGGGACTGATGCGACAAAGCGCCGTGTTACTTATTTCTACGACCCTTACATCGGCGACTATTACTACGGTCTGGGCCATCCAATGAAGCCACACCGTATTCGCATTACCCAAAATCTTGTTTGTCACTACAACCTTCATCGCCGAATGGAGATCACTCGCCCGTTCCCGGCGAGTGCGGACGATATTCGTTGGTTCCACTCGCCGGACTACGTCGACTTTCTCTCTTCCGTTTCACCGGAGAGTCTTTACTACCAGACACATGACGACCACGACCTTAAACGCTTCAACCTCAGAGAAGATTGCCCAGTTTTTGATGGACTTTTTGGTTTTTGTCAAGCTTCTGCCGGTGGTTCCATTGGCGCCGCCGTTAAGCTTAATAGACAAGATGCTGACATAGCTATCAATTGGGCTGGGGGATTGCACCATGCAAAGAGAACCGGGGCTTCCGGATTTTGCTATGTTAATGATATTGTTCTTGGAATTCTTGAACTTCTCAAGGTCCACAAG CGTGTGTTGTATATAGATATCGATGTTCACCACGGAGACGGAGTTGAGGAGGCTTTTTATACCACGGATCGGGTTATGACAGTGTCTTTTCATAAGTTTGGGGACTTCTTTCCTGGTACAGGACATATAAAAGACATTGGTGCAGGTTCTGGGAAGTACTATGCCTTAAACGCTCCTTTGAATGATGGGATTGATGATGAAAGTTTTCGTCGTCTATTCCGTCCCATAATCCAAAAAGTAATGGAGGTCTATCAACCTGAAGCCGTGGTTCTTCAATGTGGTGCTGATTCACTAGCTGGAGACAGGTTGGGCCTTTTCAACTTGTCTGTCAAAGGCCATGCCGATTGCCTTCGATTCCTCAGGTCTTTCAATGTTCCTCTAATGGTATTGGGTGGTGGAGGTTATACAATTCGGAATGTTGCCCGCTGCTGGGCCTATGAG ACAGCAGTTGCAGTTGGAGTAGAGCTTGAGAATAAATTGCCTTACAATGACTATTACGAGTATTTCGGCCCAGATTATACTCTTCATGTTGAACCAATACCCATGGAGAATAAGAATTTGCCCCGGGATTTGGAGAAGATCAG GAACATGTTGCTGGAGCAACTTTTGCGATTACCCCATGTACCTAGTGTTCCATTCCAAATGGCACCTTCTATTACAGAAGTTCCTGAAGAG AGAGAGGAAGACATAGATCAAAGGCCAAAACCACGGCTATGGATTAAAGAGGAATACGAGTCTTATTGCTGA